From a region of the Coriobacteriia bacterium genome:
- a CDS encoding TRAM domain-containing protein, with amino-acid sequence MITHATRFVLLTAGGFGGFAIARLAVWTEQTPFSPEHVILIFVILGCSIGYILGGIVGRELETAYCRAEERLQDLLPTDLVLAATGLVTGLVVALLVSYPLRFVSPPWLAFTTTGALLFVAAYVGIRVGLVKRVQVAAAFPRLNGDKDRPDAARPKYLDTSAVIDGRFVELLRSGFLEGPVKVPRFVVAELHTLADSADDIRRARGRRGLDLLESLSSTDSGLELLEVDYPELATVDDKLVRLAADSGGSIVTVDYNLSKAARVREAGALNVNELAQALRPTHLPGETLRLTIVREGKESDQGVGYLEDGTMVVVQGGRERIGSEAETEVTSVLQTSAGRMIFSKLKAV; translated from the coding sequence ATGATCACACACGCTACCCGTTTCGTTCTCCTCACCGCGGGCGGGTTCGGCGGGTTCGCGATCGCCCGGCTCGCCGTTTGGACGGAGCAGACGCCGTTCTCTCCTGAACACGTCATCTTGATATTCGTCATCCTCGGCTGCTCCATCGGTTACATCTTAGGCGGGATCGTCGGACGCGAGCTCGAGACGGCCTATTGCCGTGCCGAGGAGCGCCTGCAAGACCTGCTTCCAACGGACCTGGTGCTTGCGGCCACCGGTCTGGTGACGGGACTGGTCGTCGCGCTGCTCGTCTCGTATCCGCTGCGGTTCGTCTCGCCGCCCTGGCTCGCCTTCACGACCACGGGGGCGCTGCTGTTCGTCGCGGCCTACGTCGGCATCAGGGTCGGGCTCGTGAAGCGCGTCCAGGTGGCCGCGGCGTTCCCTCGGCTGAACGGGGACAAGGACAGACCCGATGCCGCCCGCCCCAAGTACCTCGACACCAGTGCGGTCATCGACGGCAGGTTCGTGGAGCTGCTGCGCAGCGGCTTCCTCGAGGGACCCGTGAAGGTCCCGCGATTCGTCGTCGCGGAGTTGCACACGCTAGCCGACTCGGCCGACGACATCAGGCGCGCGCGGGGCCGCCGCGGGCTCGACCTCCTCGAGTCGCTGTCCTCCACGGACTCCGGCTTGGAGCTCCTAGAGGTGGACTACCCCGAACTGGCCACGGTCGACGACAAGCTGGTGCGGCTGGCGGCGGACTCGGGCGGCTCGATCGTGACCGTGGACTACAACCTCTCCAAGGCCGCGCGCGTGCGCGAGGCGGGTGCGCTCAACGTCAACGAGCTCGCTCAGGCCCTGCGTCCGACCCACCTGCCGGGCGAGACGCTCCGCCTAACGATCGTTCGCGAGGGCAAGGAGTCGGACCAGGGCGTCGGGTACCTGGAGGACGGGACGATGGTCGTCGTCCAGGGCGGACGGGAGCGCATCGGCTCGGAGGCCGAGACGGAGGTCACCTCCGTGCTGCAGACCTCCGCCGGCCGCATGATCTTCTCGAAGCTGAAGGCGGTCTGA
- the ispD gene encoding 2-C-methyl-D-erythritol 4-phosphate cytidylyltransferase: MPRSAQPFGAVVVAGGSGERFGAPGGKQLAPVGGRPLLARTLEALSSAEGLRHLVVVTHPDRTEEYRDALRADGVLDLSGAVEVVLVPGGVRRQDSVAAGLAVLPPETPVIAVHDGARPAVDPGLLTRAVDRLSEDAGLDGVVVGHPAYDTMKVVDGLTVDSTADRSRLWHAQTPQVFRAEALRGAYHRAVREGVEATDDAALVEAAGGRVEMILGPRHNLKVTVPEDLALVEALLGERGPGLGLRIGIGYDLHALVEGRPLVIGGVPVPFEMGLAGHSDADVLAHALMDGILGAMRAGDIGAHFPETDRAFAGISSLELLGRVGEMMAEGGFELLDADCVVMLERPRISPYRDAMRVAMADVLGVGAARIGVKATTMEGLGSIGRGEAAAAEAVVLLRARGR; this comes from the coding sequence ATGCCGCGGTCCGCCCAGCCCTTCGGTGCGGTGGTGGTCGCGGGCGGGTCGGGCGAGCGGTTCGGCGCTCCGGGGGGGAAGCAGTTGGCTCCGGTCGGCGGGCGGCCCCTGCTCGCTCGAACGCTCGAGGCGCTGTCCTCCGCCGAGGGTCTGAGGCATCTGGTCGTCGTGACCCACCCGGACCGGACGGAGGAGTACCGCGACGCGCTGCGCGCGGACGGGGTGCTGGATCTCTCTGGCGCCGTCGAGGTCGTTCTCGTGCCCGGCGGGGTGCGGCGGCAGGACTCCGTGGCCGCCGGCTTGGCGGTCCTGCCGCCCGAGACCCCGGTCATCGCCGTGCACGATGGGGCACGCCCGGCTGTCGACCCCGGTCTCCTCACCCGCGCGGTCGACCGGCTGTCCGAGGACGCCGGTCTGGACGGGGTGGTCGTGGGCCACCCCGCGTACGACACGATGAAGGTCGTCGACGGCCTCACCGTCGACTCGACGGCCGACCGCTCCAGGCTCTGGCATGCCCAGACGCCGCAGGTGTTCCGCGCCGAGGCGCTGAGAGGCGCGTACCACCGGGCGGTCCGGGAGGGGGTCGAGGCCACCGACGACGCCGCGCTCGTGGAAGCGGCCGGCGGGCGGGTCGAGATGATCCTCGGCCCGCGCCACAACCTGAAGGTGACGGTGCCCGAGGACCTCGCGCTCGTGGAAGCGCTCCTCGGCGAGAGGGGGCCCGGCTTGGGCCTGAGGATCGGCATCGGCTACGACCTGCACGCGCTGGTGGAGGGACGCCCTCTCGTGATCGGCGGCGTCCCCGTCCCCTTCGAGATGGGGCTCGCGGGGCACTCCGACGCCGACGTGCTCGCCCACGCGCTCATGGACGGGATCCTCGGGGCCATGAGGGCCGGCGACATCGGCGCGCACTTCCCCGAGACGGACCGGGCCTTCGCCGGGATCTCGAGCCTCGAGCTTCTGGGTCGCGTGGGAGAGATGATGGCCGAAGGGGGGTTCGAGCTGCTGGACGCCGACTGTGTCGTGATGCTCGAGCGGCCCCGCATCTCCCCGTACCGGGATGCGATGAGGGTGGCGATGGCGGACGTTCTCGGCGTGGGCGCGGCGCGGATCGGCGTGAAGGCGACCACGATGGAGGGGCTGGGCTCGATAGGACGCGGCGAAGCGGCTGCCGCCGAGGCCGTCGTGCTGCTTCGGGCGCGAGGCCGATGA
- a CDS encoding glutamate--tRNA ligase gives MTERLRFSPSPSGGLHMGGARTALFDWLVARRARGSFLLRIEDTDRTRSTAAAEAAILADLSWLGLDWDEGPDIGGPHAPYRQSERAELYERTLLELRAAGATYPCFCPPELLERQRAEDEAARRPPRYRGTCRVLSAREARGRIEAGEAAAWRFAVPEGRTVEWVDGVHGRIAFAAADIGDFLLVRSDGRALYDLACVSDDAAMRVTLVLRGDDHVPNTPRQLLLYEALGRTPPAFAHLPLVIGADGAPLSKSAGDGGIGELRGAGYLPEAVIDHLARLGWSDPLDRPALTRDELLATFELARISPAPPRHDPSRLRALNVLHLRALPPSRLAAAIRPHLPPLPGWFDLGAFAEAVRGELEVASDARDQAERLVSPPPADEEARRALAQERGAHAVRDARDVVAAASPFEGEAAFRALRERLAGEDARRALPAVRAALTGRVHGLPLPVVFSLLGKGRSLERLTRAAAAAGIDSPRDGNG, from the coding sequence ATGACCGAGCGCCTCCGCTTCTCACCCTCACCCAGCGGCGGCCTCCACATGGGAGGAGCCCGAACGGCGCTGTTCGACTGGCTCGTCGCCAGGCGTGCCCGCGGGTCGTTCCTGCTGCGTATCGAGGACACCGACCGCACTCGTTCGACCGCCGCGGCGGAGGCCGCGATCCTCGCCGACCTCTCGTGGCTCGGGCTGGACTGGGACGAGGGGCCGGACATCGGCGGGCCGCACGCGCCGTACAGGCAGTCGGAGCGGGCAGAGCTCTACGAGCGGACACTGCTCGAGCTCCGCGCCGCCGGCGCGACCTACCCCTGCTTCTGCCCGCCCGAGCTGCTCGAGCGACAGCGCGCCGAGGACGAGGCGGCGCGTCGCCCCCCCCGCTACCGTGGCACTTGCCGCGTGCTGAGCGCCCGAGAGGCGCGTGGCCGGATCGAGGCCGGAGAGGCCGCCGCATGGCGCTTCGCGGTACCTGAGGGCCGTACCGTCGAGTGGGTGGACGGAGTGCACGGGCGCATCGCCTTCGCGGCCGCGGATATCGGCGACTTCCTGCTCGTGCGCTCCGACGGCAGGGCCCTGTACGACCTGGCCTGCGTGTCCGACGACGCGGCGATGCGCGTCACGCTGGTGCTGCGCGGCGACGACCACGTCCCCAACACTCCCCGTCAGCTGCTGCTCTACGAAGCGCTCGGCCGCACTCCGCCCGCCTTCGCCCACCTTCCGCTCGTGATCGGCGCCGACGGGGCGCCGCTGTCGAAGTCCGCGGGGGACGGAGGCATCGGGGAGCTGCGCGGGGCGGGATACCTGCCGGAGGCCGTGATCGACCACCTGGCCCGCCTGGGGTGGTCGGACCCGCTCGACCGCCCCGCCCTCACCCGCGACGAGCTGCTGGCCACCTTCGAGCTCGCTCGGATCTCGCCGGCCCCGCCGCGGCACGACCCGTCACGGCTGCGTGCCCTCAACGTGCTGCACCTGCGCGCCCTGCCTCCTTCACGGCTCGCCGCCGCGATCAGGCCGCACCTTCCCCCGCTGCCCGGCTGGTTCGACCTGGGGGCCTTCGCCGAAGCGGTGCGAGGCGAGCTCGAGGTGGCCTCCGACGCCCGCGATCAGGCCGAGCGGCTCGTGTCCCCTCCGCCGGCCGACGAGGAGGCTCGGCGAGCCCTCGCCCAGGAGCGAGGGGCGCACGCCGTCAGGGACGCCCGCGACGTGGTCGCCGCAGCCTCGCCGTTCGAAGGCGAGGCCGCCTTCCGCGCGTTGCGCGAACGGCTCGCCGGCGAGGACGCGCGCCGCGCGCTGCCGGCCGTGCGCGCGGCGCTCACCGGTCGCGTGCACGGGCTGCCGCTGCCCGTGGTGTTCTCCCTGCTCGGGAAGGGCAGGAGTCTCGAGCGGCTCACCCGCGCGGCCGCGGCGGCGGGAATTGACAGCCCACGTGACGGGAATGGATAG